The nucleotide window ATCAGCCAATTGAAGCTCGCTCAAGAAGTAAGGGCCAATCAATTTGTCTTCATGGATACCTTGTTCGATCAAGTGATCGTTGACAGTCCCACGGAAGCTGTCCCAGTCGTAGCGTTTTCCGCCATAGCCGATCACGGCCACTTCGGGGGCGTAGGCGCAAGGTTCAGTGTAGCCCTTGTAAACATAGCTCCACCGTCGACGAAATGCCGTATCCAATGGGAAGACACCCTGATCTGCGCTATTCATGGTCGCCCAGAGGTAGAAATTCGCCGGCAGGCGGATTGAATCTAGTACCAGGCCGATAGAGGCAAAGTAAGCACGTTGTTCCGGACTGGCTTCGATTGGATATCGGCTCCAACCATCATCGCTCCGGTCTAATAGTTGCAGTACATCGCCCAGAATCGCCGCCGCGTTGCCACGATTGAGTTCTTCGATTAAGACAACGACGTTTTCCTCTGGGTGCGCCAGCGCACGGGTTAATCCTCGCATGAAGGGGCCTGGTACGAAACGGTAGTCGATCAAGGGCCTTCCTCGTTTGCCGACAGTTCCATCTCCTTCTTCGAGCGGCTGCGCAGTGTTGAATGGCTCGTAGACCGGCTGGGGCTTGTATGCACCCACGAAATCGAAGAACGAAGACTCCGGGTGGAATTGCGTACGGATCACGCAATCGGCATTTGCGGTGATCCTATTGACGTGGTAGCTCTTCCCCGACCCGGGGCATCCAGTGACGATTAGCTGGTGTGGGTAATCCAGCGGGGTAGCGGGGTTTATATCTGTGTCGATTAGTGGCCTGGAGGGCGTGCCACCGCCCCCACTTCCGCTGGCGCCAACTCGCACCATGAGTTTTCGGTCGAGTCTTGGCAAATTGGATTCAAGATCTTTTCTGAGGTGGTTATAGGCGTTCAAAAAACCACTGATTCGGAACCTGGCATCGGACTGAATGGTGTTTGCAGCATCTTTGTATTTTGCTGCTCCCACTTCAATGGGATGCGTTGGACTCCAATCAGAAGTAGGCTGCACTTTGGCGAATGCTGCTTCGAACTGCTCTCTTTCCTGTTCAGTGAGCAGGAAGTATCGAGCGATCTCCCAGCCGTTTGAGTTGATGCGGAACAAGTCCAATAGGCGCTCCTTGTTCGCCAAGACGCTAGACAGTACTTCTTCAGGTACATAGTCGAAGAAGGTTTGAGCGCCATACCAAGCGGCCTTGAAGAAATCGCCAACTTCCTCCCCTCGACGCATCCGGTCAGCGAGAACTCGAATCACATCAAGTTCCACGGCCTCACCGCCATCGCCTTTCCAAAATTCACTATTGGCCCCCTGATCCAGCGGCTTGAGGTAGTAGTTCGAAAGGTCAGTTAGCACGGGGGTCGATGATGTGCCTTGGGCCAGGCCCTGGTTTGACAGTGAGTTGAAGTATCGATCGCGGCTTGATTTGGTGTCTGCTAAAGGTCGATTTTCTCGAATGTCCCGCAAACAGCCTGCAATCTGCTCTCTCCCTTTCAGCTCGCTGCTATACAGCGACAACGGCAATAGCTTGGGAGTGTTCTTCCTGGTAAGCGAAGTCCGAAAGTCCAGCACCTTCGTCAGCGCAAGTCGATCTTCGTCGGTAATAGGCATCCCTCAATCTCCGTTTTAAGCGTAAAGTGATCGACATGGTAATTGAACGTGCGATCGGCAATCACCACGTTGTCCAACCTGCATAAAGCGGACTGGACGCTCTTAAAAGTCCAATTGCAGTTTGCCCGAACTGCCGGAGGGCAACTCGGGGTCAGCTCCGCGGCCCAAGCAGACTTCCATTCGCCTCTCCAGGCTTTTGACCTACTCCCCAGTCAAACTTTTGGGCGGGGACGGTTGGGCTCGCTATTCTTGTCTTCAGGTGCGGCTGGTGGCGTCTACTCCAAGTCAGATTCCAAACGCTGCTTTTAACAGACTAGGTATGCTTACAGTGCTACTCGGTGCATTCAAAAAATCAGCAGTAGCGTGCCGTAGGGTTTTCAAAACATCGTCTGAATTGAACGCAATCATTGAACCTGATTTGATGTGTACAGGCGTTGACTCTATAGCCACTAGGTAGATTTGTTTTTCAGCATGCTTGAGTGCGAACACGCTGATGCGCCGGAGTCGGAAATCTTCGCCAGTCTGGATAAATAGTTTGGAGTCAATCTCGCCATCCACATTTGCGACTATGGAAATGGGGATGGTCCAACCGTCATCTTCGCTCTCTGTCAGCAACTCAACGTTGATGTGTTGACTCGCGTTGAGTACTTGCACAATGGGCCGTAAAAACTCAGGAGCGGATGAAAAACTGATTGGGTCTTTCTGTGCCAGCAAGGCAAGGTCTACGGGGCGAATCCGGCGTTCTGAGCCAGGTTCCCCTACGGCGCCCTCTCGCACCGATGAAGTGTTACGTCGACGATCTTGTTTTTTGAGCCACTCTGTATAAGATAGCGCTCGGCTCTTCCAAATTGGTTTGGGTGCAAGATCTGGAAATCGCGGCTCAATTCGGTAGGTTCGTGTTCTTGGTGCAAGGTTGTTGGATGCATCACGCTCAACCAATGGTTGGTCTTGTGCGTCTCGAGCGCTGGCGCGCATGGGCTGTGCTTGCGATTGATCTGAGTCCTCAATTGGACGTTCAGGTTTGGTATGACCGCCAGTGATCTTGTAGCTCAAAGACCTGAATGGAAATGGATGCTCGCAAGAGCGCAGGTTGTAAACCAAGAACGTGGCGCGAGGCTGTCCTGCGAAAGACAACCACTTGCCGGCGGCAATCAAGGTTGTCTCGCCTTCGAAAGGAAAAAGCGCTTGCGGGTGAATTGGTTGCTGGGCCACCGATGCCTTGAGGAGCGATGAGCCCACCACTGCCGCCGCGCGCCAGGCGAGTCGGCTTAAATGCAAGCGTCCAATGTCTGCAGCTGATGCGCCAGATATTTTTTCGGCGAGTTGAAGGAACAGATGCTTCGAGCGGGCATCAAATGACGCGCTGCTGTACAGGGACTTGCGATCCAGCGCCGGAATGAATAGCTTGGAGAGCAGGTTGCTTGAAGATCCAAAGTAGAAGCGGATCAACTCCATGCATGGAATGATCAATCGCTTTCCATCGGGCAAGTTCACCATGGCGCAATAGGACTGCGTGCATTGCAGATGCCAAGGGTGTTCGGCCAAAGGCAGCAGGAATCCTGCTTCGTCAATATTCAGTCCCGCTTTGATCAGCGTGGTGGTTCTCGCGTCGATCTGGATGTTCTTGAACTCTTCCAGCTCGTAGTCAGGTCGACCATCAAGCTGGCCATCACGCCAGATGTCGCCTACCCGCAGTAGTGGCAAGGTACCGATGGAAATCCAGGTGCGTTTTTGAAATTGAGCGGGAGCGGTGCAATCTGGCGACAGAAGAACAGATGGATCGTTGCGGAAGCGCTCGTCGTTAACCCTGGACAGGTGAACAAACACCGAGGGTTGTTTCCGGCGGTTGGATCGGTCTGGATAGGCAATGTCACCGAACCAATCAATTCGCCAAAAATTTGGCCCCGTTGGTAAGGCCGAAATTCGCGGCGCTCCATTGGAGAACCCTGAAAATTTGAGGCCTTTTTCGGGATCCATTACGCCCAAATGTCGCGTTAACTTCTAATATTTGTCGCAACAACTACTGGATTGTTGCAATAACTTCTAATCATTCACAGTTCCCATCGCGTGCCCGGCCTGCTGGTC belongs to Rhodoferax saidenbachensis and includes:
- a CDS encoding AAA family ATPase, with amino-acid sequence MPITDEDRLALTKVLDFRTSLTRKNTPKLLPLSLYSSELKGREQIAGCLRDIRENRPLADTKSSRDRYFNSLSNQGLAQGTSSTPVLTDLSNYYLKPLDQGANSEFWKGDGGEAVELDVIRVLADRMRRGEEVGDFFKAAWYGAQTFFDYVPEEVLSSVLANKERLLDLFRINSNGWEIARYFLLTEQEREQFEAAFAKVQPTSDWSPTHPIEVGAAKYKDAANTIQSDARFRISGFLNAYNHLRKDLESNLPRLDRKLMVRVGASGSGGGGTPSRPLIDTDINPATPLDYPHQLIVTGCPGSGKSYHVNRITANADCVIRTQFHPESSFFDFVGAYKPQPVYEPFNTAQPLEEGDGTVGKRGRPLIDYRFVPGPFMRGLTRALAHPEENVVVLIEELNRGNAAAILGDVLQLLDRSDDGWSRYPIEASPEQRAYFASIGLVLDSIRLPANFYLWATMNSADQGVFPLDTAFRRRWSYVYKGYTEPCAYAPEVAVIGYGGKRYDWDSFRGTVNDHLIEQGIHEDKLIGPYFLSELQLADPEAILQKLFLYLWDDVLRFRQDSLFLAKSFSAIAASWNSGAGTPLNLTLSAPLAEPAIQSNTTEAEASMNPGESASAPNGL